A genomic segment from Pistricoccus aurantiacus encodes:
- a CDS encoding outer membrane protein assembly factor BamE: MQKLIRTVTLSVALSLVGGCSYFGVYKRDLSQGNLVTQDMVAQLQPGMSRSQVESIMGSPMAPAPFDNSQWNYVFRLDKAYAGVDQRRATLSFSGDRLVDIQTSGDLTGLPDFTGQQGVGPAASEAVIPTGNLIDRQSRRVSGGETAVGEPGNPIDNTTPDRP, translated from the coding sequence ATGCAAAAGCTGATTAGAACCGTCACCCTTTCCGTTGCTCTCTCACTGGTGGGCGGCTGTAGCTACTTTGGTGTCTACAAGCGCGACCTGTCCCAAGGCAATCTTGTCACTCAGGATATGGTGGCACAGCTCCAACCGGGCATGAGTCGCAGTCAAGTAGAGTCGATCATGGGCAGTCCAATGGCGCCGGCACCCTTCGACAACAGCCAATGGAACTATGTTTTTCGTCTCGACAAGGCCTATGCAGGGGTCGACCAGCGGCGTGCTACCTTGTCTTTCTCCGGCGATCGGCTGGTGGACATTCAAACCAGCGGCGATCTGACCGGGCTACCAGACTTCACCGGTCAGCAAGGGGTGGGGCCTGCAGCTAGCGAGGCTGTCATTCCTACGGGCAACCTGATCGATCGACAGTCGCGGCGCGTATCCGGAGGAGAGACTGCCGTCGGCGAGCCCGGCAACCCTATCGACAACACGACGCCAGACCGGCCTTGA
- the fur gene encoding ferric iron uptake transcriptional regulator yields the protein MADQNHELRKVGLKVTLPRIKILQILENAPEQHHLSAEDVYKSLLDAGEDVGLATVYRVLTQFEAAGLVVRHNFDGGHAVFELSHDEHHDHMVCLDSGEIIEFFDEAIERRQKEIVEEHGFELVDHDLVLYVRPRGSRATRMEGGKNSR from the coding sequence ATGGCCGATCAGAACCATGAACTGCGCAAAGTAGGCTTGAAAGTCACCTTGCCGCGGATAAAGATACTCCAGATTCTCGAGAATGCCCCGGAGCAGCATCATCTGAGCGCCGAGGATGTTTATAAATCGCTGCTGGACGCAGGTGAAGATGTCGGACTGGCAACCGTCTATCGCGTATTGACCCAGTTCGAAGCCGCAGGCCTAGTGGTGCGGCATAACTTCGACGGGGGGCACGCGGTATTCGAGCTTTCCCATGATGAACACCATGATCACATGGTGTGTCTCGATAGCGGCGAAATCATCGAGTTTTTCGATGAAGCCATAGAGCGCCGCCAGAAGGAAATCGTCGAAGAGCACGGTTTCGAGTTGGTCGATCATGATCTCGTGCTATATGTCCGTCCCCGGGGGTCACGAGCAACCCGCATGGAAGGCGGCAAAAATAGCCGTTAG